One window from the genome of Eucalyptus grandis isolate ANBG69807.140 chromosome 7, ASM1654582v1, whole genome shotgun sequence encodes:
- the LOC104453556 gene encoding protein MEI2-like 4 isoform X3, whose amino-acid sequence MPSPMMDLKGLSSAYRTPEDVHFPSERQVGFWKSEAMPDQNVGGKFFTSSTLSKLSRMELPATMSADLLEPFPMREENVNVSLDAKATARDGHFTQSLALLGTADYAPGSKTSLNGKLAPHLTESDRINMMGARSENSLFSSSLSELFSRKMKLTPNSAVYGHSIDTVHYEEEEVLESLEEIEAQTIGNLLPDDDDLLSGVTDGLDFLAQPKAGDDAEDLDFFSSVGGMDLEDDGLSAGQKKFEFTGGVSPSGNNASIAGEHPHGEHPSRTLFVRNINSNVEDAELRALFEQYGGIRTLYTACKHRGFVMISYYDIRAARTAMKALQNKPLRRRKLDIHYSIPKDNPSEKDVNQGTLVVFNLDSSVSNDELRHIFGVYGEVKEIRETPLRSNHKFVEFYDVRAAEAALRALNRSDIAGKQIKVEPSRPGGARRMQQLPQDLEQDEIDLFMQQNSPTNNSTVRISAGPPLGTITSNGMDNGTSLGMYSVGSPFLEAAFHQGISSSVPSSLPSLMRVGSVGNYSGITESGYTKGQLAFDIRPAPGIHPHSLPDYHDGLANGIPCNSPNIMGANFNQIPPERVDPRQLCRVGSEGHSLGLNEGVFGAALNGSQPLAGHHRTWSNSCSPQPPSLLWPNSPSFISGISNALPLPRLHGLPGAPSQMLNTVLPMNNHSVGSAPAINPSIWDRQQPYIGESPKASSFHHVSLGNMRISGGGPHSVDFVPHNIIQQAGRNSVDLPMVPRNVGLQSHHQQGIMFPGRGHMMPVVTPFDPSNERTRNRRNDGASNQVDNKKQYELDLDRIMRGEDNRTTLMIKNIPNKYTSKMLLAAIDEQHRGTYNFIYLPIDFKNKCNVGYAFINMTEPVQIIPFYKAFNGKKWEKFNSEKVASLAYARIQGKAALIAHFQNSSLMNEDKRCRPILFNTEGPNAGDQVPFPMGVNVRTRPGKMRANILEENNMGSFPSMADGEDSSIGLDPTASSAKDLD is encoded by the exons ATGCCGTCTCCGATGATGGACCTGAAGGGTTTATCCTCAGCATACCGCACTCCTGAAGATGTCCATTTCCCCAGTGAG AGGCAGGTTGGGTTTTGGAAGTCAGAGGCTATGCCTGATCAAAATG TAGGTGGAAAGTTCTTCACTTCTTCAACCCTGTCCAAGCTTTCACGAATGGAATTGCCAGCAACAATGTCTGCTGATCTTCTTGAGCCTTTCCCAATGCGAGAAGAGAATGTTAATGTTAGCTTAGATGCAAAGGCTACTGCAAGAGACGGACACTTTACTCAGTCTTTGGCTTTGTTGGGAACTGCAGACTACGCTCCAGGATCTAAAACTAGTTTGAATGGAAAGCTAGCTCCACACCTTACGGAAAGTGACAGAATTAATATGATGGGTGCTCGGTCTGAGAACAGTCTATTCTCAAGCTCATTGTCGGAGTTATTTAGCAGGAAAA TGAAACTAACACCAAATAGCGCAGTGTATGGCCATTCAATTGACACTGTCCActatgaagaagaggaagtacTTGAATCCttggaagaaattgaagcaCAGACAATAGGAAACCTACTCCCTGATGATGACGACCTGCTTTCTGGAGTGACGGATGGACTTGACTTTCTTGCGCAGCCTAAGGCTGGGGATGATGCAGAGGACTTGGACTTCTTTAGTAGTGTCGGGGGAATGGATCTGGAAGATGATGGCTTATCTGCAGGACAGAAGAAGTTTGAATTTACTGGTGGAGTCTCTCCATCAGGAAATAATGCTTCAATTGCAGGGGAGCACCCTCATGGAGAACACCCCTCTAGGACACTGTTTGTCAGGAACATAAATAGCAATGTTGAAGATGCTGAGCTACGGgctctttttgag CAATATGGAGGTATTCGCACTCTTTATACAGCATGCAAACATCGGGGCTTTGTGATGATATCTTACTATGACATCAGAGCAGCCCGAACTGCCATGAAAGCACTCCAGAACAAACCTCTAAGGCGTAGAAAACTAGACATTCATTACTCGATTCCGAAG GACAACCCATCAGAAAAAGATGTTAACCAAGGGACTCTTGTGGTATTTAACCTCGACTCTTCTGTTTCAAATGATGAACTCCGCCACATATTTGGTGTTTACGGAGAAGTCAAAGAG ATTCGCGAGACTCCACTCCGAAGTAATCATAAGTTTGTTGAATTTTATGATGTTAGAGCTGCAGAGGCTGCTCTGCGTGCATTGAACAGGAGCGATATTGCTGGAAAACAGATTAAAGTTGAGCCAAGTCGTCCTGGTGGTGCAAGACG TATGCAACAGCTGCCACAGGACTTGGAACAAGATGAGATTGATCTTTTTATGCAGCAGAACAGCCCCACAAATAACTCCACTGTTAGAATATCTG CAGGACCACCTCTGGGCACAATCACATCTAACGGCATGGATAATGGAACTAGTTTGGGCATGTACTCTGTGGGATCCCCATTTCTAGAAGCTGCATTTCATCAGGGGATATCTTCTAGTGTTCCTAGCAGCTTGCCTTCTTTGATGAGGGTTGGTTCAGTTGGAAATTATTCTGGTATTACTGAATCTGGTTATACCAAAGGACAACTGGCATTTGATATTCGACCAGCACCTGGCATTCATCCTCATTCTCTTCCAGATTATCATGATGGCCTTGCAAATGGCATTCCCTGTAATTCTCCCAATATCATGGGGGCTAACTTCAACCAGATACCACCTGAAAGAGTGGATCCCAGGCAATTGTGCAGAGTAGGCTCAGAAGGACACTCACTGGGACTTAATGAAGGTG TCTTTGGAGCCGCTCTTAATGGGAGCCAACCTCTTGCTGGACATCATCGCACATGGAGCAATTCATGTTCTCCTCAACCTCCGAGCCTCTTGTGGCCAAACTCTCCATCTTTTATCAGTGGAATCAGTAATGCTCTTCCTCTGCCAAGACTACATGGACTCCCTGGGGCACCATCTCAAATGCTCAACACAGTTTTGCCCATGAATAATCATAGTGTTGGGTCTGCTCCAGCCATTAATCCTTCTATTTGGGACCGGCAACAACCATATATAGGAGAATCACCCAAGGCTTCCAGTTTTCATCATGTGTCCCTTGGAAATATGCGAATTTCTGGTGGAGGGCCACATTCTGTGGATTTTGTTCCTCATAACATCATTCAGCAAGCTGGCAGGAACTCTGTGGACTTGCCAATGGTCCCTAGAAATGTGGGactccaatcacatcatcaGCAGGGAATTATGTTTCCTGGGAGAGGCCACATGATGCCTGTTGTAACTCCATTTGATCCTTCCAATGAGCGTACTAGAAATCGAAGAAATGATGGCGCTTCTAATCAGGTGGACAACAAGAAGCAGTATGAACTTGACCTTGACCGGATAATGCGAGGAGAAGATAACAGGACAACTTTGATGATTAAGAACATTCCTAACAA GTATACTTCCAAAATGCTTTTGGCTGCAATTGATGAACAACATCGAGGAACTTACAACTTCATTTATCTGCCGATAGATTTTAAG AACAAATGCAATGTCGGGTATGCTTTCATCAACATGACTGAGCCTGTCCAAATAATTCCATTCTATAAG GCATTCAATGGgaagaaatgggaaaaattCAACAGTGAAAAAGTAGCATCTCTTGCATATGCTCGTATACAAGGAAAAGCCGCACTCATCGCACATTTCCAAAATTCGAGCTTGATGAATGAGGACAAAAGATGTCGTCCTATTCTTTTCAATACTGAGGGACCGAATGCTGGTGATCAG GTTCCTTTTCCGATGGGGGTTAATGTCCGGACAAGACCCGGGAAAATGCGCGCCAACATCCTTGAAGAGAACAACATGGGAAGCTTCCCAAGCATGGCGGACGGTGAAGATTCATCCATTGGATTAGACCCAACTGCAAGTTCTGCCAAGGATTTAGACTAA
- the LOC104453556 gene encoding protein MEI2-like 4 isoform X1: MPSPMMDLKGLSSAYRTPEDVHFPSERQVGFWKSEAMPDQNGTVGGKFFTSSTLSKLSRMELPATMSADLLEPFPMREENVNVSLDAKATARDGHFTQSLALLGTADYAPGSKTSLNGKLAPHLTESDRINMMGARSENSLFSSSLSELFSRKMKLTPNSAVYGHSIDTVHYEEEEVLESLEEIEAQTIGNLLPDDDDLLSGVTDGLDFLAQPKAGDDAEDLDFFSSVGGMDLEDDGLSAGQKKFEFTGGVSPSGNNASIAGEHPHGEHPSRTLFVRNINSNVEDAELRALFEQYGGIRTLYTACKHRGFVMISYYDIRAARTAMKALQNKPLRRRKLDIHYSIPKDNPSEKDVNQGTLVVFNLDSSVSNDELRHIFGVYGEVKEIRETPLRSNHKFVEFYDVRAAEAALRALNRSDIAGKQIKVEPSRPGGARRMQQLPQDLEQDEIDLFMQQNSPTNNSTVRISAGPPLGTITSNGMDNGTSLGMYSVGSPFLEAAFHQGISSSVPSSLPSLMRVGSVGNYSGITESGYTKGQLAFDIRPAPGIHPHSLPDYHDGLANGIPCNSPNIMGANFNQIPPERVDPRQLCRVGSEGHSLGLNEGVFGAALNGSQPLAGHHRTWSNSCSPQPPSLLWPNSPSFISGISNALPLPRLHGLPGAPSQMLNTVLPMNNHSVGSAPAINPSIWDRQQPYIGESPKASSFHHVSLGNMRISGGGPHSVDFVPHNIIQQAGRNSVDLPMVPRNVGLQSHHQQGIMFPGRGHMMPVVTPFDPSNERTRNRRNDGASNQVDNKKQYELDLDRIMRGEDNRTTLMIKNIPNKYTSKMLLAAIDEQHRGTYNFIYLPIDFKNKCNVGYAFINMTEPVQIIPFYKAFNGKKWEKFNSEKVASLAYARIQGKAALIAHFQNSSLMNEDKRCRPILFNTEGPNAGDQVPFPMGVNVRTRPGKMRANILEENNMGSFPSMADGEDSSIGLDPTASSAKDLD, encoded by the exons ATGCCGTCTCCGATGATGGACCTGAAGGGTTTATCCTCAGCATACCGCACTCCTGAAGATGTCCATTTCCCCAGTGAG AGGCAGGTTGGGTTTTGGAAGTCAGAGGCTATGCCTGATCAAAATG GAACAGTAGGTGGAAAGTTCTTCACTTCTTCAACCCTGTCCAAGCTTTCACGAATGGAATTGCCAGCAACAATGTCTGCTGATCTTCTTGAGCCTTTCCCAATGCGAGAAGAGAATGTTAATGTTAGCTTAGATGCAAAGGCTACTGCAAGAGACGGACACTTTACTCAGTCTTTGGCTTTGTTGGGAACTGCAGACTACGCTCCAGGATCTAAAACTAGTTTGAATGGAAAGCTAGCTCCACACCTTACGGAAAGTGACAGAATTAATATGATGGGTGCTCGGTCTGAGAACAGTCTATTCTCAAGCTCATTGTCGGAGTTATTTAGCAGGAAAA TGAAACTAACACCAAATAGCGCAGTGTATGGCCATTCAATTGACACTGTCCActatgaagaagaggaagtacTTGAATCCttggaagaaattgaagcaCAGACAATAGGAAACCTACTCCCTGATGATGACGACCTGCTTTCTGGAGTGACGGATGGACTTGACTTTCTTGCGCAGCCTAAGGCTGGGGATGATGCAGAGGACTTGGACTTCTTTAGTAGTGTCGGGGGAATGGATCTGGAAGATGATGGCTTATCTGCAGGACAGAAGAAGTTTGAATTTACTGGTGGAGTCTCTCCATCAGGAAATAATGCTTCAATTGCAGGGGAGCACCCTCATGGAGAACACCCCTCTAGGACACTGTTTGTCAGGAACATAAATAGCAATGTTGAAGATGCTGAGCTACGGgctctttttgag CAATATGGAGGTATTCGCACTCTTTATACAGCATGCAAACATCGGGGCTTTGTGATGATATCTTACTATGACATCAGAGCAGCCCGAACTGCCATGAAAGCACTCCAGAACAAACCTCTAAGGCGTAGAAAACTAGACATTCATTACTCGATTCCGAAG GACAACCCATCAGAAAAAGATGTTAACCAAGGGACTCTTGTGGTATTTAACCTCGACTCTTCTGTTTCAAATGATGAACTCCGCCACATATTTGGTGTTTACGGAGAAGTCAAAGAG ATTCGCGAGACTCCACTCCGAAGTAATCATAAGTTTGTTGAATTTTATGATGTTAGAGCTGCAGAGGCTGCTCTGCGTGCATTGAACAGGAGCGATATTGCTGGAAAACAGATTAAAGTTGAGCCAAGTCGTCCTGGTGGTGCAAGACG TATGCAACAGCTGCCACAGGACTTGGAACAAGATGAGATTGATCTTTTTATGCAGCAGAACAGCCCCACAAATAACTCCACTGTTAGAATATCTG CAGGACCACCTCTGGGCACAATCACATCTAACGGCATGGATAATGGAACTAGTTTGGGCATGTACTCTGTGGGATCCCCATTTCTAGAAGCTGCATTTCATCAGGGGATATCTTCTAGTGTTCCTAGCAGCTTGCCTTCTTTGATGAGGGTTGGTTCAGTTGGAAATTATTCTGGTATTACTGAATCTGGTTATACCAAAGGACAACTGGCATTTGATATTCGACCAGCACCTGGCATTCATCCTCATTCTCTTCCAGATTATCATGATGGCCTTGCAAATGGCATTCCCTGTAATTCTCCCAATATCATGGGGGCTAACTTCAACCAGATACCACCTGAAAGAGTGGATCCCAGGCAATTGTGCAGAGTAGGCTCAGAAGGACACTCACTGGGACTTAATGAAGGTG TCTTTGGAGCCGCTCTTAATGGGAGCCAACCTCTTGCTGGACATCATCGCACATGGAGCAATTCATGTTCTCCTCAACCTCCGAGCCTCTTGTGGCCAAACTCTCCATCTTTTATCAGTGGAATCAGTAATGCTCTTCCTCTGCCAAGACTACATGGACTCCCTGGGGCACCATCTCAAATGCTCAACACAGTTTTGCCCATGAATAATCATAGTGTTGGGTCTGCTCCAGCCATTAATCCTTCTATTTGGGACCGGCAACAACCATATATAGGAGAATCACCCAAGGCTTCCAGTTTTCATCATGTGTCCCTTGGAAATATGCGAATTTCTGGTGGAGGGCCACATTCTGTGGATTTTGTTCCTCATAACATCATTCAGCAAGCTGGCAGGAACTCTGTGGACTTGCCAATGGTCCCTAGAAATGTGGGactccaatcacatcatcaGCAGGGAATTATGTTTCCTGGGAGAGGCCACATGATGCCTGTTGTAACTCCATTTGATCCTTCCAATGAGCGTACTAGAAATCGAAGAAATGATGGCGCTTCTAATCAGGTGGACAACAAGAAGCAGTATGAACTTGACCTTGACCGGATAATGCGAGGAGAAGATAACAGGACAACTTTGATGATTAAGAACATTCCTAACAA GTATACTTCCAAAATGCTTTTGGCTGCAATTGATGAACAACATCGAGGAACTTACAACTTCATTTATCTGCCGATAGATTTTAAG AACAAATGCAATGTCGGGTATGCTTTCATCAACATGACTGAGCCTGTCCAAATAATTCCATTCTATAAG GCATTCAATGGgaagaaatgggaaaaattCAACAGTGAAAAAGTAGCATCTCTTGCATATGCTCGTATACAAGGAAAAGCCGCACTCATCGCACATTTCCAAAATTCGAGCTTGATGAATGAGGACAAAAGATGTCGTCCTATTCTTTTCAATACTGAGGGACCGAATGCTGGTGATCAG GTTCCTTTTCCGATGGGGGTTAATGTCCGGACAAGACCCGGGAAAATGCGCGCCAACATCCTTGAAGAGAACAACATGGGAAGCTTCCCAAGCATGGCGGACGGTGAAGATTCATCCATTGGATTAGACCCAACTGCAAGTTCTGCCAAGGATTTAGACTAA
- the LOC104453556 gene encoding protein MEI2-like 4 isoform X2, whose amino-acid sequence MPSPMMDLKGLSSAYRTPEDVHFPSERQVGFWKSEAMPDQNGTVGGKFFTSSTLSKLSRMELPATMSADLLEPFPMREENVNVSLDAKATARDGHFTQSLALLGTADYAPGSKTSLNGKLAPHLTESDRINMMGARSENSLFSSSLSELFSRKMKLTPNSAVYGHSIDTVHYEEEEVLESLEEIEAQTIGNLLPDDDDLLSGVTDGLDFLAQPKAGDDAEDLDFFSSVGGMDLEDDGLSAGQKKFEFTGGVSPSGNNASIAGEHPHGEHPSRTLFVRNINSNVEDAELRALFEQYGGIRTLYTACKHRGFVMISYYDIRAARTAMKALQNKPLRRRKLDIHYSIPKDNPSEKDVNQGTLVVFNLDSSVSNDELRHIFGVYGEVKEIRETPLRSNHKFVEFYDVRAAEAALRALNRSDIAGKQIKVEPSRPGGARRMQQLPQDLEQDEIDLFMQQNSPTNNSTVRISGPPLGTITSNGMDNGTSLGMYSVGSPFLEAAFHQGISSSVPSSLPSLMRVGSVGNYSGITESGYTKGQLAFDIRPAPGIHPHSLPDYHDGLANGIPCNSPNIMGANFNQIPPERVDPRQLCRVGSEGHSLGLNEGVFGAALNGSQPLAGHHRTWSNSCSPQPPSLLWPNSPSFISGISNALPLPRLHGLPGAPSQMLNTVLPMNNHSVGSAPAINPSIWDRQQPYIGESPKASSFHHVSLGNMRISGGGPHSVDFVPHNIIQQAGRNSVDLPMVPRNVGLQSHHQQGIMFPGRGHMMPVVTPFDPSNERTRNRRNDGASNQVDNKKQYELDLDRIMRGEDNRTTLMIKNIPNKYTSKMLLAAIDEQHRGTYNFIYLPIDFKNKCNVGYAFINMTEPVQIIPFYKAFNGKKWEKFNSEKVASLAYARIQGKAALIAHFQNSSLMNEDKRCRPILFNTEGPNAGDQVPFPMGVNVRTRPGKMRANILEENNMGSFPSMADGEDSSIGLDPTASSAKDLD is encoded by the exons ATGCCGTCTCCGATGATGGACCTGAAGGGTTTATCCTCAGCATACCGCACTCCTGAAGATGTCCATTTCCCCAGTGAG AGGCAGGTTGGGTTTTGGAAGTCAGAGGCTATGCCTGATCAAAATG GAACAGTAGGTGGAAAGTTCTTCACTTCTTCAACCCTGTCCAAGCTTTCACGAATGGAATTGCCAGCAACAATGTCTGCTGATCTTCTTGAGCCTTTCCCAATGCGAGAAGAGAATGTTAATGTTAGCTTAGATGCAAAGGCTACTGCAAGAGACGGACACTTTACTCAGTCTTTGGCTTTGTTGGGAACTGCAGACTACGCTCCAGGATCTAAAACTAGTTTGAATGGAAAGCTAGCTCCACACCTTACGGAAAGTGACAGAATTAATATGATGGGTGCTCGGTCTGAGAACAGTCTATTCTCAAGCTCATTGTCGGAGTTATTTAGCAGGAAAA TGAAACTAACACCAAATAGCGCAGTGTATGGCCATTCAATTGACACTGTCCActatgaagaagaggaagtacTTGAATCCttggaagaaattgaagcaCAGACAATAGGAAACCTACTCCCTGATGATGACGACCTGCTTTCTGGAGTGACGGATGGACTTGACTTTCTTGCGCAGCCTAAGGCTGGGGATGATGCAGAGGACTTGGACTTCTTTAGTAGTGTCGGGGGAATGGATCTGGAAGATGATGGCTTATCTGCAGGACAGAAGAAGTTTGAATTTACTGGTGGAGTCTCTCCATCAGGAAATAATGCTTCAATTGCAGGGGAGCACCCTCATGGAGAACACCCCTCTAGGACACTGTTTGTCAGGAACATAAATAGCAATGTTGAAGATGCTGAGCTACGGgctctttttgag CAATATGGAGGTATTCGCACTCTTTATACAGCATGCAAACATCGGGGCTTTGTGATGATATCTTACTATGACATCAGAGCAGCCCGAACTGCCATGAAAGCACTCCAGAACAAACCTCTAAGGCGTAGAAAACTAGACATTCATTACTCGATTCCGAAG GACAACCCATCAGAAAAAGATGTTAACCAAGGGACTCTTGTGGTATTTAACCTCGACTCTTCTGTTTCAAATGATGAACTCCGCCACATATTTGGTGTTTACGGAGAAGTCAAAGAG ATTCGCGAGACTCCACTCCGAAGTAATCATAAGTTTGTTGAATTTTATGATGTTAGAGCTGCAGAGGCTGCTCTGCGTGCATTGAACAGGAGCGATATTGCTGGAAAACAGATTAAAGTTGAGCCAAGTCGTCCTGGTGGTGCAAGACG TATGCAACAGCTGCCACAGGACTTGGAACAAGATGAGATTGATCTTTTTATGCAGCAGAACAGCCCCACAAATAACTCCACTGTTAGAATATCTG GACCACCTCTGGGCACAATCACATCTAACGGCATGGATAATGGAACTAGTTTGGGCATGTACTCTGTGGGATCCCCATTTCTAGAAGCTGCATTTCATCAGGGGATATCTTCTAGTGTTCCTAGCAGCTTGCCTTCTTTGATGAGGGTTGGTTCAGTTGGAAATTATTCTGGTATTACTGAATCTGGTTATACCAAAGGACAACTGGCATTTGATATTCGACCAGCACCTGGCATTCATCCTCATTCTCTTCCAGATTATCATGATGGCCTTGCAAATGGCATTCCCTGTAATTCTCCCAATATCATGGGGGCTAACTTCAACCAGATACCACCTGAAAGAGTGGATCCCAGGCAATTGTGCAGAGTAGGCTCAGAAGGACACTCACTGGGACTTAATGAAGGTG TCTTTGGAGCCGCTCTTAATGGGAGCCAACCTCTTGCTGGACATCATCGCACATGGAGCAATTCATGTTCTCCTCAACCTCCGAGCCTCTTGTGGCCAAACTCTCCATCTTTTATCAGTGGAATCAGTAATGCTCTTCCTCTGCCAAGACTACATGGACTCCCTGGGGCACCATCTCAAATGCTCAACACAGTTTTGCCCATGAATAATCATAGTGTTGGGTCTGCTCCAGCCATTAATCCTTCTATTTGGGACCGGCAACAACCATATATAGGAGAATCACCCAAGGCTTCCAGTTTTCATCATGTGTCCCTTGGAAATATGCGAATTTCTGGTGGAGGGCCACATTCTGTGGATTTTGTTCCTCATAACATCATTCAGCAAGCTGGCAGGAACTCTGTGGACTTGCCAATGGTCCCTAGAAATGTGGGactccaatcacatcatcaGCAGGGAATTATGTTTCCTGGGAGAGGCCACATGATGCCTGTTGTAACTCCATTTGATCCTTCCAATGAGCGTACTAGAAATCGAAGAAATGATGGCGCTTCTAATCAGGTGGACAACAAGAAGCAGTATGAACTTGACCTTGACCGGATAATGCGAGGAGAAGATAACAGGACAACTTTGATGATTAAGAACATTCCTAACAA GTATACTTCCAAAATGCTTTTGGCTGCAATTGATGAACAACATCGAGGAACTTACAACTTCATTTATCTGCCGATAGATTTTAAG AACAAATGCAATGTCGGGTATGCTTTCATCAACATGACTGAGCCTGTCCAAATAATTCCATTCTATAAG GCATTCAATGGgaagaaatgggaaaaattCAACAGTGAAAAAGTAGCATCTCTTGCATATGCTCGTATACAAGGAAAAGCCGCACTCATCGCACATTTCCAAAATTCGAGCTTGATGAATGAGGACAAAAGATGTCGTCCTATTCTTTTCAATACTGAGGGACCGAATGCTGGTGATCAG GTTCCTTTTCCGATGGGGGTTAATGTCCGGACAAGACCCGGGAAAATGCGCGCCAACATCCTTGAAGAGAACAACATGGGAAGCTTCCCAAGCATGGCGGACGGTGAAGATTCATCCATTGGATTAGACCCAACTGCAAGTTCTGCCAAGGATTTAGACTAA